The genomic region CCGCCCTCGACGGGCAGCTCCCCGCCCTCGCAGAAGGTGGGCTGGACGTCGACGATGATCAGGGCGGTGCTCGGGGCGATGGGCAGAGTGGGCATGGGAGTGATCCTCTCGGGAGTGGGTCAGGCGCTGAGGGCGGCGGGGCCGTCGGTGATGTCCAGGGCGGCGGGGTCGAGCTCGGCCAGCGCCCGCCGGTGGAGCGCGCGGCTCTGCTCGAGCGTCGGCCGGTGCAGGCGCACGCCGTCGGCGTACACGAGGACCTGCAGGTCGCGGCCGGGAGCCTGCGGGGTGCGCACGGCGTCCTCGGGCAGCACCTCCTCGCGGGTGGCGATGCCGTTCTCGTTGAGCAGGCGGCGCGCGGTCTTGCGACCGCCGACCGAGGCCTTGCCGGGTGCGTTCTTCGCGACCGGACGCAGGTCGCGGTCGGTCTCGTCGGGGGAGATGGCGACCAGCTTGTAGACCATCGAGGCCGTCGGGTGCCCCGACCCGGTCACCAGGCGGGTGCCGACGCCGTAGACGTCGACGGGGGCGTCGGCGAGGTCGCCGATGCGGTACTCGTCCAGGTCGCCGGTGAGGACCACCCGGGCGCCGGTGGCGCCCAGCTCGTCGAGCAGGCGCCGGGCGCGGACCGCCTCGACCTCCAGGTCGCCGGAGTCGATGCGGACGCCGCCGAGGCCGGTGCCGGCGACGGCGACCGCGTTGCGGATGCCCTGCTCGGTGTCGTAGGTGTCGACGAGCAGCGTGGTCGAGCGTCCGAGCGTGGCGACCTGGGCCGCGAACGCCTCGGTCTCGGTGTCGTGGGCCAGCGTGAACGCGTGGGCGCTGGTGCCGACGGCCGGCACGCCGTACCGGTAGCAGGCCTGCAGGTTGCTGGTGGCGTCGAAGCCGGCGACGTACGCCGCGCGGGCCGCGGCCACGGCCGCCTCCTCGTGGGTGCGGCGCGAGCCCATCTCCAGCAGCGTGCGGCCGCCGGCGGCGTTGACCATGCGGGAGGCGGCGGAGGCGATCGCGACGTCGTGGTTGAGGATCGAGAGGATCAGCGTCTCCAGCAGCACGCACTCGCCGAAGGTGCCCTCGACGCGCAGGACCGGGGAGCCGCCGAAGTACAGCTCGCCCTCGGGGTAGGCGTGGATGGTCCCGGTGAAGCGGTAGCCGGACAGCCACTTCGCGGTCGGGATGTCGATGACCTCGCGCTCGAGCAGCGAGAGGACCTGGTCGGGGGAGAAGGTGAACGCCTCGACGGCCTCCAGGATCCGGTCCAGCCCGGCCACGACGCCGTAGCGGCGACCGCGGGGCAGGTGCCGGGCGAAGGCCTCGAAGACGCAGTGCCGCTGCGCGGTCCCGTTGGCGATGGCCGCGCGCAGCATCGTCAGCTCGTACTGGTCGGTGAGCAGGGCCGTGCTGGCGGCGGGAGCGACGTCGGGGAGCCGGCGTCCGGCCGGAGCGGCGATCGTGGTGGGCATCGGGGCCTCCTACGGGTTGATGTCATGATGACAATAACTAGATACTGTCAATCTGACAATAACCTCGCGGAAGTTCGCTGGCGTGTCCTGCGTCACGCCCCCGAACGACAGTCGCCCTCCCCGCTCCAGGGAGCGGGGAGGGCGACTGGTCGAGCGGCTTGCCTTAGAGAAGCCGTCCGCAGTTCGGCCACGGGGAGCGGCCGCGCTGGGAGTAGAGGATCTTGGCGCGGTGGGTCTGCTCGCCGGCGGCGGCCTGGTGGGGCATGCCCTTGCCGCCGACGCCACGCCAGGTGGCGACGTTGAACTGGTAGAGCCCGTAGTAGCCGGCCGGGTTGACCGCGCGCGGGTTCCCGGAGGACTCGCAGTTGGCGAGCGCGCCCCAGTTCAGGTGGCCGGTGCCGGGCACGGAGCGTGCCTTCGTGCCGACCAGGACCCGCCGCGGGGCGGGCTGCTTGACGACGCGGCGCTTGACGGTGGTGTCGAAGCGCTCGCTGTTGCGGGTCCAGCGCACGATCCGCACCTGGCGGACGCCGTGGCGGCCCTGGGCGACGACCTTGCGCTTGCCGGGGGCGAGCTTGGTGGTCTTCCGGGTCACGGTGCGCGGCTTGATCTCGTGCCGGGCGACCTTGACGTGGGCCTTGATCCGGATCACCTTCACGGTGTCGGCGTCGCGGACCCGCTTCTTGCTCTGGGCCCGGACCTTGTCGCCGTTGCGGCGCAGTGCCACCTTGTCCAGGCGGCTGACCCGGACGCCGGCGCCGCGCGCGACCGCGACGGGGCGGGTGGCGGTGGTCGTCACGATTCGGGCGGGCTCGGTGCCGACGACCAGCCGGACCTGCTTGCCGGCGTCGGCGGTGGATGCGGGGGCCGGTGCGGCCGGCTCCTCGGCGTACGCCGGGGCGGAGCCGAGGGAGAGGGTCGCGGCGACGGCGACGACGATCGCGGGGACCGGGCCGAGCCGGCCGCGGCTGCGGCGGTCGCTGGTGCTGGTGGTGCTGGTTGAGCTGTTGGTCGTGCTGCTGGTGGTGGTGCGGGACGTATGTCGGACGCGCAAGAGTCAGACCTCGTTCGGTGGGGACACCTGGCGGCTGCCAGGCCGGACGGAAGGCCATGGCGAGCGTCGTGCACCCGGCTCACGGCACAGTCTTCGAACGTAGCGCGGCGGACCTAGCCGACCGGCGGTTGCGGATCAGCTGCCGTCGGGCTCCGCCAGGGGCGCGTACAGGCTCAGGTAGCGCTCGTGCGCCGCGGTCACGGCGCTCCGGTCCCCGGTGGCGAGCAGGTCGAGCAGCAGCCCGCGGACGACCGCGATCCCGAGCCGCGCGTCGACGGCGGCGTTCTGCTCGTCCCCGGTGGCTGTCGCGAACATGCCGGTCAGCGGCTCGAGCCACTCCTCGACGGAGGCCTGCGGGAGGGCTGCCGTGGCCCCGCGGCCCTGGAGCCCGGCGGCGTACAGCTCGAAGAAGAGCCGCTCGTGCGGCCCGGTCTCCGGAGCGGAGAGCTCCTGCCACAGCACCCGGGCGGCGGCGATGGGGTCGGGGTGCTCGACGGCGAGCTTGGCCCGCCGCTCCCGCTGGTGTGCCTCGACCTCCTGCACGACCGCGACCAGCAGGCCGTCCAGGGAGCCGAAGTGGTAGATGACCATGCGGTGGCTGGTGCCGATGGCCTCGGCCAGGCGGCGCAGGGTCCACCCGCTGCTGCCCTGCTCGGCCATCAGCTCGACGGTCGCGGTCAGCAGACGCTGTCGGGGGCTCGCTGCCTGCGACCCTGCCTTCGACCCCGCCTCCAACCCGGCCTCCGACCCTGGGGTCCCTTCGGTCTCCGGCACGCCGTCAGGGTAGTTGACGCTCATCGCAGGTCGCGGGCGACAGCCGCCTCGCTCGCCTGCTTCAGGCCGTTGATCTCCTGGTCCACGTAGCGGGCGGTACGGCGCATGGTGAGGGCGCCCACCAGTCCGGCCATCGGCCCGGTCTGCCGGACGGCGAACCGCACCTCGACCTTCCTGCCGTCCGCGCGGGGCTCCAGCCAGTGGTCGGCGTACGTCGCGACGCCGCCGATCCGGGCCCACCAGCGGAAGTGCCGCATCGGCGTGACCTCGTCGATGGTCCAGGTCATCGCCGGCATCCGCGGCTGGCGCATCTCCACGCTCGTGCCCACCGCCAGCCCGGTGCCCGCGAGGAGTGTCACCTTCTTGATGGACGGGGTCCAGTCGGGCATCCGCTCGACATCGGCGAGCAGCCCCCAAACGGTGGTGATCGGCGCGTCGATGCGGGTTCTCGTGCGGTACTGCGTCGCCATGGTGGCCTCCGGTGAAAGGTGGGTTCGGGTCAGCTGCTGGGGGAGGGGGACGTCGTTCGGATCCGGCCGCGCGCCACCGCGCAGACCGCCCACTCGCCGTCGATCCGCGTGGACACCGTGCAGTCGCAGATCGCCTGGCGATCGCTGCGGTGCCGCACCTCCGCCTCGGCGCGCAGGACGTCGCCCCGGGCCGGCGCCAGGTAGTCGATAGTCATCGACGCCGTGAGCACCCGGGCTCCGAGCACCGAGCCGCCGGCGAAGGTCATCGCGTTGTCGGCGCTGTAGGCGACCAGGCCGCCGTGCGCGAAGCCGTCCTGCTGTCGGTGCTCGGGGCGCAGGGGGATCTCGAGCGTCGCCCGGCCCTCGTCGAACCGGGACAGCCGGGCTCCCAGGAGTCGGCTGAACGGCTGCGCGCCGAGGACCTGGCTCGCCTCGTCGTACGTGGGGGAGGTGCTCATCAGCGGGTCGTCCGGATCGCCGGTCCCGACGCCCACGGCGTCGGGTCTGCGGGACGTCGGCGACCGGCCTGCCAGCGCCTCTCGATGCCGCGCAGCAGTGCCGGATAGACCACCCAGTGGCGCAGTGGCTTGATCAGCGCGAGGTAGACCCGTCCGAGCAGCCCGTTGGGGCGGACCAGCACCGCCATCTGGCCCCGGTGCCCCCCGGCCCCGTCCGGGACCCAGCCGAGGTGCATGACCGTGTGGACCGTGTGGTTCGCCATCTCGGCGGCCCACTCGTCGCTCGTCTCGTACAGCGTGGAGAACGGCACGCCGGAAAGCTCGCGGCCGGGCGGTGCGTGCCGCAGATCGTCGGGGAGCCGGTCGCGCAGCGATGCGACCCGGGCGCCGACCCCGGCGTCCGGACGGTCCCAGCGCAACGCCCGGCCGATCGCCCAGCGCGCGTTCCACAGGGCGCGCACGACGGCTGGCGCGCTGTCGGGGAAGTCGTCGTCGACGAAGGCGTCGAGCAGCGTGGCGAAGTCCGCGTCCGAGCCGTGGGTCTCGATGGCCCACACGTCCTCGAGCGCGAAGTCGGGCGCGACCGTGTGGATCAGCCAGGGCCGGACCTGGTGGGCGGCGGGGAAGAGTCTTCGGGTGGGCTTCATCGTTCGCCTCGCTGCTCTCGGTGGATGGCGGGCGCGGACGGCCCGTTCGATCGAATGTACCATTTGGTACGCCGGGCGGTTCGCCGTCGGCGGAACCCGGGACCGGCACCGATGGCCCTAGGTTCTCGGCCATGATCGTGTGGCTCAACGGGGCGTTCGGTGCGGGCAAGACGACGACGAGCGGCCGGCTCGTGACGCTCAGCGACCGGCTGCGTGCCTTCGACCCCGAGTGGGTCGGCTACCTGCTCGCCACCAACCTGGCCGACCACGAGGTGAGCGACTTCCAGCACTACCCGTCCTGGCGCCGGCTCGTCCCGGTGGTCGCGGACGAGCTGGTCCGGGTCACCGGGCAGCATCTCGTCGCCGCGCAGTCGGTGCTGGTCGAGGAGTACTGGCAGGAGATCCGCGCCGGACTGGCCGGGCTCGGGCACGACGTCTTCCACGTGGTCCTGGACGCCGACGCCCAGACCCTGCACGCCCGCATCGACGCCGACCAGGACGAGCCGGAGCGGATCCGGCCCTGGCGGCACCGGCACGTGGACGCCTACCAGACGGCGCTCGACTGGCTCGCTCCGAGCGCCGACCTGGTGATCGACACCGGCACCCACGGCGCTGCGGACGTCGCGCGGCAGATCCACCTGGCCGTCGCGCCGCGCCTGTGAGGCTGGCGGCGGGGGCGGGGCCGCGAGGGGGCTATCGGGCGGCCAGCTCCCGCCACCGCCGCCCGCCGTCACGGGAGACGTACAGCTGGTCCGCGGTGCCGGGCTGGGCGTAGACGGCGACCCCGTCCGCGGTCGTGTCCATCGCGACCTGCCGATAGGTGCCCGGCTCGTTCCTGGCCGTGAACGGGGCGCCGACGCGCGCCGGGGCCAGGCGGGCCCAGTCCGGGCCCGCGCTGAGGTACAGCCCCAGCGGCCGGGCGCTGGGCCGGTGAAGGCGGTCGTCGCTCCAGGCCTCGATGCCGGCCAGCAGGCGGCCGTCCGGCAGGACGGCCGCGCCCGTCAGGTAGGCCCGGGGCTCGCCCGGCAGATCGACGCTCTCCCAGCTGGCGCCCCCGTCCTGCGAGCGGTGCAGCCGCTCGAACGGGAAGAGCGTCGCCCCGTCCCCACCCTCGACGAGGGCCAGGACGCCGGGCCGCGCGGTCGGCACCGGCGCCAGCAGAGCGCCCGGCTCCGTCGCGAGCACCTCGTCGCGCCAGCTGGCCCCACCGTCGGACGACCACACAGCACGGCTCGTCCTCGCCGGCCCGCCGGGAACGACGCCCAGCAGCGTGCCGTCCGGCTGGTGCGCCAGCGAGACCGTCCCGCGCGGGGTCGGCACCCGGTGCATCCGGGCGGTACGTGGATCCAGCGCCCGAGGCTGCCCGTCGGGAGTGGGCACGAGCGTCTCGCGGTCCGTCACCGGCCCGCGCGTGCCGTCGTCGCGGACCGGGACCGTGCGGCCGTCGGTGTGCACCACCAGCTGGGCCCGCCGGCTCCAGCCGACGTAGAAGGCCCGGCGAGAGAGGGCGGCGAGGGTCGGCTGGGCGCCCCTCGGCACGGCCGTGACCCACCTCGTCCGGAAGCCGTCGCCGGTCACCGCGATCGACCGCTGGCTGCGCTGGCAGCCGTCGTCCAGGCACACCTGCCACACGGTCGCGCGAGCCGCCGCGCTGCCCGGGGCCACGACCAGCTCGAGCAGCTGGGCCTCGGGGTGGTCGACCACCGAGTCGGCGGACAACTGCTGGGCGGGGGCGCCCGTCACGGCCGCCGGCGTCGGCCCGGGCGGGGGCGGCTCGGGAACCCCGTGGGAGCCGGCACCGCTTCCGAGGCTCGCGACGGCCACGGCGGCCACGGCCGCGGCCGTGAAGAGCGCACCCGCGAGGACAGCAGTTCGTCCGAGCCGTGGCGTCCACCGGGACACGCGGCCGGGGCCGTGGGGGTGGGTCATCGCCAGGCCTTCGGGGGTAGGGGCACGTGCGGGCCGCCGGTGGACTGCGGACGACCGTAGGGCATCGCGGACCCAGCCGCGACGGATTCCGGCAAGCCCCCCCGGGGACGTCGTCCACGTGGAACGGCCGTCAGGCCCCGGTCGCGGCCGCCAGGGCGGCTGTCGTCAGGAGTCGCTGCCGGCGGGCGCGGCGCGGTTCGCCGGGGCGGTGCCGAGATCGCCGTCGGTGGCCGCCCACAGGGCCTCGGCGAGCTGCCGCTGGGCGGTCATCGCATAGGTGTTGCCGACGTGGGAGCCGGACCGGTAGACCATCACGTTGCCGACCAGCGGGGGACAGGTGTCCTCGTCGGGGCAGACGGTGTCGGTCAGGTCGAGCAGCTCGACGCCCGGGACGCGCTCGGCGGCGGCGCGCTGCGCGGGCGCACCGGAGCGCTGGATGCCCGTCTGCTTGGGAAAGGTGCAGGCGGTCAGGTTGTCGAGGTTGTCGGCGATGCACTCGGTGACCTGCAGGCCCGGTGAGGGGTTGTCGAGGATGGCGAGCACCGGCACCCCGCTGTCCTCGAGGGTCGACCAGTAGTCGCTGAGGCCGTCGACCAACGCGTCGAAGGTGGCGTCCTCCTCGGTCTCCCCGCCCGGCGGGAGCGCGTCGTCGGCCCGGGTCGAGGTCAGCACGTAGTCCGGCTGCAGCTCGATCAGCTCGTCGATCACCTGCTCGCGCCACTCGTTGCACGACGGCTTGGGCTTGCCCTGGTGCAGGGTGGGGGCGTTGGCGAACGTGCAGCCGTTCTTCACCATCAGCAGCACCCGCCACCCCGCGCCGCGCGCGAGCGCGTCCACCGGGCCGGTCCACTGCGCCGCCTTGGAGTCGCCGACCAGGGCGATGGTGCGCTCGCTGTCGACGTCGCCGAGCTCGCAGCGCCGGACCTCGGAGTCGGTGAGCCCGACGATGCAGTCGGTCTCGGTGTAGACCGCGGGAGTGTCGCTCACGGCGTCGTCGAGCGGCGAGGGGCGCATGCTGTCGACCGAGCGCACCTGGGACCAGCGGGTCCGCTGCGCGTCGCGCTCGAGCAGGGCCGCCGCCCCGGGGGCCTCCCCGGCCGAGGCCCGGTCCACCGGCGACGCGAGCGTGACCGAGGTGATCACCGCGGCGCCCGCGACCGCCGAGGCCGCCGAGACCACCAGCCCCATCGACAGCGCCGCGCGGGTCGAGCGGACCAGGCGGCCGCGCCGGATCGGGTTCTCCACGAAGGTGTAGGACAGCCATGCCGGGATCAGCGACAGGACGGCCGCCAGCACCGTCCAGCGGATCCGGTGCTCGCCGGCGAGGGCATCGGCGGCCACCACGAACGGCCAGTGCCACAGATAGATCGAGTACGACAGCCCGCCGATCCACACCGCCGGCGCGATGCCGAGGAGCCGGTGCGGGCCCCAGGGCACGGCCCGGGAGGCCGGGCCGGCGCCGGCCAGGATCAGGGCGGCGGTGCCGAGCACCGGCAGCGCCGTCGCGGTGCCGGGCCAGGTGGTCGCGTCGTCGAGGACCAGCGCCGCCGCGGCGATGGCGGCCAGCCCGACCCACCCCAGCAGGGCCCGCAGCGCCCCGCGCAGCTGCTGGAGCCGGGGCAGGCCCAGCGCCAGCAGCGCCCCGACCCCGAGCTCCCAGGCGCGGGTGGTGGAGACGAAGAACGCCAGACCGGGCTGGACCTCCGCGTAGTACACGGCGAAGGCGAAGGAGCTGATGGTCACCAGCGTCAGGAGCGCCACCGCGGCGGCCCGCCACCGGGCCCGGGCCAGCAGCACCAGGGCTGCGAGCAGGCACGGCCAGACCAGGTAGAACTGCTCCTCGACCGCCAGCGACCAGAAGTGCTGCACGGGGGAGGGGCCGAGGTCGGCGTTGAGGTAGTCGACCTCGCGGTAGGCCAGCCGCCAGTTCACGACGTACGTCGCGGCGCTCACGATGTCGCCGCCGAACTCGCGCCGGCTGGTCACCGGAAGCACCAGCCAGGTCAGCACCGCGCAGAACGCGAGCACGAGCGTGCCGGCGGGCAGCAGTCGCCGGGCCCGGCGCGCCCAGAAGGCGGGCAGGCTGATCCGCCCGGTGCGGTCCACCTCGCGGACCATCAGCGAGGTGATCAGGAAGCCGGAGATCACGAAGAAGACGTCGACGCCGACGAAGCCGCCCGGCACCCAGGGCAGCCCGGCGTGGTACAGCAGAACGGTCCCGATGGCGATGGCCCGCAGGCCCTCGATGTCGGGACGGTAGGTGGGTGCAGATGCCGAGTCACCTGGTCGCATGACTGGCCTCATGCTGTCACGATCTGTCGCCGGATCGGTGGCATGCGACGAGCATCGGCTGGGGTGCGTCGAAACGCTCGGCTAATCTCGGCTGCTCTCCTCCAACTTCGGTATGTCCGCCCCCCGGCCCCCCACCTACGGAGCACCCCCATGACCGGATCGGTCCTCGTCCGCCTCGCCGCGCCGATGCTCACCGGAGCGCTCGGCCTGGGCCTGCTCGCGGCCTCCCCGGCCGGCGCGGCCCCGCTCGCCCCGTCGTCGTCGGCGGCGTCGTCGGCGGCGTCGTCGGCGTCGTGGTCGGCCCAGCAGGCCGCCGAGCGCGCGGACGCTCGCGCGAAGCAGCGCAACCCCACCGGCCGGGCCGCGGGCAGTCCCGCGAACGGCTCCGGGTTCCTCAAGGTGAGCCTGAGCAACGTCGAGGGCAACCGGATCCGGGTCTCCTGGAAGCGGCCCACGAAGGCCAAGAAGATCAAGCGGTTCGTGGTGCGCACCTCCGGCAACCGGCAGAAGTACAACACCGTGCGGGGCTTCAAGGTGAAGCGGACCAAGCAGTCGGTCGTG from Nocardioides pantholopis harbors:
- a CDS encoding nicotinate phosphoribosyltransferase gives rise to the protein MPTTIAAPAGRRLPDVAPAASTALLTDQYELTMLRAAIANGTAQRHCVFEAFARHLPRGRRYGVVAGLDRILEAVEAFTFSPDQVLSLLEREVIDIPTAKWLSGYRFTGTIHAYPEGELYFGGSPVLRVEGTFGECVLLETLILSILNHDVAIASAASRMVNAAGGRTLLEMGSRRTHEEAAVAAARAAYVAGFDATSNLQACYRYGVPAVGTSAHAFTLAHDTETEAFAAQVATLGRSTTLLVDTYDTEQGIRNAVAVAGTGLGGVRIDSGDLEVEAVRARRLLDELGATGARVVLTGDLDEYRIGDLADAPVDVYGVGTRLVTGSGHPTASMVYKLVAISPDETDRDLRPVAKNAPGKASVGGRKTARRLLNENGIATREEVLPEDAVRTPQAPGRDLQVLVYADGVRLHRPTLEQSRALHRRALAELDPAALDITDGPAALSA
- a CDS encoding resuscitation-promoting factor, producing the protein MRVRHTSRTTTSSTTNSSTSTTSTSDRRSRGRLGPVPAIVVAVAATLSLGSAPAYAEEPAAPAPASTADAGKQVRLVVGTEPARIVTTTATRPVAVARGAGVRVSRLDKVALRRNGDKVRAQSKKRVRDADTVKVIRIKAHVKVARHEIKPRTVTRKTTKLAPGKRKVVAQGRHGVRQVRIVRWTRNSERFDTTVKRRVVKQPAPRRVLVGTKARSVPGTGHLNWGALANCESSGNPRAVNPAGYYGLYQFNVATWRGVGGKGMPHQAAAGEQTHRAKILYSQRGRSPWPNCGRLL
- a CDS encoding TetR/AcrR family transcriptional regulator, translated to MPETEGTPGSEAGLEAGSKAGSQAASPRQRLLTATVELMAEQGSSGWTLRRLAEAIGTSHRMVIYHFGSLDGLLVAVVQEVEAHQRERRAKLAVEHPDPIAAARVLWQELSAPETGPHERLFFELYAAGLQGRGATAALPQASVEEWLEPLTGMFATATGDEQNAAVDARLGIAVVRGLLLDLLATGDRSAVTAAHERYLSLYAPLAEPDGS
- a CDS encoding SRPBCC family protein, giving the protein MATQYRTRTRIDAPITTVWGLLADVERMPDWTPSIKKVTLLAGTGLAVGTSVEMRQPRMPAMTWTIDEVTPMRHFRWWARIGGVATYADHWLEPRADGRKVEVRFAVRQTGPMAGLVGALTMRRTARYVDQEINGLKQASEAAVARDLR
- a CDS encoding PaaI family thioesterase, with product MSTSPTYDEASQVLGAQPFSRLLGARLSRFDEGRATLEIPLRPEHRQQDGFAHGGLVAYSADNAMTFAGGSVLGARVLTASMTIDYLAPARGDVLRAEAEVRHRSDRQAICDCTVSTRIDGEWAVCAVARGRIRTTSPSPSS
- a CDS encoding DUF2867 domain-containing protein → MKPTRRLFPAAHQVRPWLIHTVAPDFALEDVWAIETHGSDADFATLLDAFVDDDFPDSAPAVVRALWNARWAIGRALRWDRPDAGVGARVASLRDRLPDDLRHAPPGRELSGVPFSTLYETSDEWAAEMANHTVHTVMHLGWVPDGAGGHRGQMAVLVRPNGLLGRVYLALIKPLRHWVVYPALLRGIERRWQAGRRRPADPTPWASGPAIRTTR
- a CDS encoding ATP-binding protein, producing MIVWLNGAFGAGKTTTSGRLVTLSDRLRAFDPEWVGYLLATNLADHEVSDFQHYPSWRRLVPVVADELVRVTGQHLVAAQSVLVEEYWQEIRAGLAGLGHDVFHVVLDADAQTLHARIDADQDEPERIRPWRHRHVDAYQTALDWLAPSADLVIDTGTHGAADVARQIHLAVAPRL
- a CDS encoding beta propeller repeat protein, whose protein sequence is MTGAPAQQLSADSVVDHPEAQLLELVVAPGSAAARATVWQVCLDDGCQRSQRSIAVTGDGFRTRWVTAVPRGAQPTLAALSRRAFYVGWSRRAQLVVHTDGRTVPVRDDGTRGPVTDRETLVPTPDGQPRALDPRTARMHRVPTPRGTVSLAHQPDGTLLGVVPGGPARTSRAVWSSDGGASWRDEVLATEPGALLAPVPTARPGVLALVEGGDGATLFPFERLHRSQDGGASWESVDLPGEPRAYLTGAAVLPDGRLLAGIEAWSDDRLHRPSARPLGLYLSAGPDWARLAPARVGAPFTARNEPGTYRQVAMDTTADGVAVYAQPGTADQLYVSRDGGRRWRELAAR
- a CDS encoding acyltransferase family protein encodes the protein MRPGDSASAPTYRPDIEGLRAIAIGTVLLYHAGLPWVPGGFVGVDVFFVISGFLITSLMVREVDRTGRISLPAFWARRARRLLPAGTLVLAFCAVLTWLVLPVTSRREFGGDIVSAATYVVNWRLAYREVDYLNADLGPSPVQHFWSLAVEEQFYLVWPCLLAALVLLARARWRAAAVALLTLVTISSFAFAVYYAEVQPGLAFFVSTTRAWELGVGALLALGLPRLQQLRGALRALLGWVGLAAIAAAALVLDDATTWPGTATALPVLGTAALILAGAGPASRAVPWGPHRLLGIAPAVWIGGLSYSIYLWHWPFVVAADALAGEHRIRWTVLAAVLSLIPAWLSYTFVENPIRRGRLVRSTRAALSMGLVVSAASAVAGAAVITSVTLASPVDRASAGEAPGAAALLERDAQRTRWSQVRSVDSMRPSPLDDAVSDTPAVYTETDCIVGLTDSEVRRCELGDVDSERTIALVGDSKAAQWTGPVDALARGAGWRVLLMVKNGCTFANAPTLHQGKPKPSCNEWREQVIDELIELQPDYVLTSTRADDALPPGGETEEDATFDALVDGLSDYWSTLEDSGVPVLAILDNPSPGLQVTECIADNLDNLTACTFPKQTGIQRSGAPAQRAAAERVPGVELLDLTDTVCPDEDTCPPLVGNVMVYRSGSHVGNTYAMTAQRQLAEALWAATDGDLGTAPANRAAPAGSDS